CAGCGTGTACGAACCGGCGGCCGTGCCGCCGGTCACCGTCGGCGTCCAGGAATCCTTGCGCTCCACCGTGTCCATCGGAACGCACTTGCCCTGGTACAGGTAATAATTCGAGTCCTTTGTGGCCGGTTGACCGCTCGGCTCGCACAACGGCGACGCGAACGTGTCGGTGATGTCCTGCGCGGAGGTCGTCGCGCTCCACGAGTAGTCCTGGCCGCGACCGAGCAGCACATACAGGCTCAGCCCGGCGAACGACGCGCCGCGCGCGCTGATCCCCGGCCCCTGCAGCTCCTGCAACATCAGCAGCTGCGGCGCGAAATACCCGGTCTGCGGACCGAACACGGCGACCGGGTGCCCGCTGGCGGTCTTCGAACCCGACACCACGAGCGCGTTGGACATGCCGTGCTTGCCCTTGAGCATGTTCCCCGGCAGCACGCCGTTGTCGAACATCCCGCGCGCGGCTTCCTGCCCCTTCTGCGCGGGCACGGCCACCTTCGCGGGAGTCGAGCCGGCCGCGGAACCGGTCCGGTCGTACACGAGCTGCTGGTCGGTCACCGAGCCCGGGTCCGGCATCGCCATGCCCTGCGGGTTCGCCGGAGTGTTGCCATACGGGAACTTCTGCCCGTCGTGCAGGGTCTTCACGGCCTCCGGGTCGCTCTCCGCGCGCAGGCTCTGCCAGACCTTCTCACCCTGCTCCGCACCGTACTTCTCCTGCAGCGCCAGCTTCGCGACCGCGCTCTGCACCTCGCCACCGCCACCGGCGCCGAACTGCGCGCCGACCACCGAGGCGAGCACCACAAGGTCGGTCAGCTTGAACGGTTCGATGGTGCCTGCGTTGGTGATCGCGTCCACATGCCCGGTCAGCACGTACTCGCCGGGGAAGTACCGGCCGTTGTGGGCATCGGTGATGTACTTGTTGATCCCGTCGAGGTAGGCCTGCGCGTCGGAGAGGCCCTGCTTACCGCGCGGGCCTCTCGCGGCGACCGCGTCGATCTGCTGCTTCAGCTCGTCTTCGGTGTATGGCGCAGCGGCGAAGAGGGACTGCTCCAGCTCGCGGTTCGCGGGTGCACCGCCGGCGTAGGAAGTCAGCTGGCCGCGGCCGACCCGGCGCATGATGTCCATCAGCCACAACCGGTCCTGCCCGGCGGCGTACCCGGCGCCGAACTCCGTGCCCGCGCGCGTCGTGCCCTGGATGTGGGGCACGCCAGTCGCCTTGTCCCGGGTGATCGTGACGTCGGCACGTGGTTTGAGCGTGCTCGCCACCTGGTCGGCCGGCACCCCGAAGGACGAGTCGTTGAAGAACTTGCCGATCGTGGCAGTGGTCAGCTTCTTGTACCCACCGGCCAGATCGGCGTATTTGCCGAGCTGATCGTCGGCGTGCGCGGGCTGGGTGCCGAACACTTTGTTGGCCAGGATCTCGGCGACCGTCGCGCTGCCGTTTTCACCCGGCGGCAGGATGTCGTTGCACTGTCCGGCGCAGTAGTCGTTGCCGGGCACTGCGGCCGCGGCCGGGGCAACGGCCTGCGTCAGGCCGGTGACCAGCACCGCAAGCACCGGCACGGTCAAGAAACGGATGCGTCGTCGCATGCCCGGTGCTCCCGTCTGCAGTGACTTCCCCAGAGTGATCCAGCGCAACCTACTTGTCGATAGAGCATGCGTGAAGACTTTTCGCGTTTCTCCCGCCGTTGCGCGTAGTCCGATCGGCGCAGTCCGGACTCCGTCGGTACGGTGAGCCCATGACCTTGCAAAAGCCCGAAATCGATCGCCCGGACGGGCCGCCGCCGGCCGACCTCGAGATCACCGACCTGACCGTCGGGAACGGCGCCGAAGCCGTCCCGGGCAACAACGTCTCGGTGCACTACGTCGGAGTCTCGCATTCGACCGGCGCACAGTTCGACGCGTCCTACGACCGGGGCGCACCGCTGGAGTTCGAACTCGGCTCCGGCTATGTGATCCCCGGCTGGGATCGGGGCGTGACCGGGATGAAGATCGGCGGCCGCCGCAAGCTGGTCATCCCGCCGCACCTCGCCTACGGCGAACGCGGCGCGGGTGACGTGATCAAGCCCAACGAGACGCTGATCTTCGTCGTCGACCTGGTCGACGCGCGCTGAACCACCACGAACAGGCAGCAAGGGTGGCCGCGGGGACACCCTTGCTGTTGCCCGCGTTCGGAGTAATTGGTTCCTCTGTCACCCTCTGAGGCACATCACGTTCATTTCCCTCGGAGAGTTCTTCATGCGCATTCGCGCCGCAGTGTCCGCTGCCGTTCTCACCGTCGGCCTCGCAGTGATCTCTGCCACGCCGGCCAATGCGGTCGCCAACGGCGAAGATGTTCCGCAAGGAAAGTTCGCCTTCGCCGCAAAACTCACCATGACGGACATCCCGAAGCCGGACGGCAGCAAGTACGACAGCGCCTGTTCCGGCGCGCTGATCGCACCGCAGTGGATCATCACCGCCGGACACTGCTTCCACAATCCGCGGCGCGACCGGGTCTCCGGCCCCGTGCCGTACCCGACCTCGGTACTACTCGGCACGACCGTGCAAGGGGACGGGCTCGGCGAGACCCGCACCGTGACCGACGTACTTCAGTCGGGCAAGAACGACATCGCGCTCGCGAAGCTGGACAACCCGGTCACCGACATCACCCCGTTGTCGGTACGGAAGGAGGCGCCGGCCATCGGCGAGAAGCTCACGCTGGCCGGCTGGGGCAGCCTCACCGCGACCAACCCGACCCCGTCGGCCAAGCTGCGGCAGGGCCGGATGAAGGTCATCGAAGTCGCCGAGACGACGGTGGCCGTACTGGGCATCGCCCCGAAGAACGACACCAGCGCCTGCAGCTACGACTCCGGCGCCCCGTACTTCATTCCGAAGGGCGACGGCGGCAGGCTCGTCTCGATCGAGTCGACCGGCCCGGAGTGCCCGCATACCGAAGCCGAGACCACGGCACGCGCAGACGCGGTAGAGGACTGGATCTGCGAACACATCGCGTGAGGATGTCCGCCCGGTCAAGTACCTGAACGGCGCTTTTCCTTCGCTCGACAAGGGAATTTCGCGTCGGGACCAGGCTGGTTAGCGTGGATGGCCGAGCATCGGCACGCCGCCGGTGACCCGGACGAAGGGACAGAATGCGCGTCCGCGCCGCCATCACCGCAGCAGCTTTCCTGCCCATCCTGACCGCGGGGCCGGCCTTCGCCGTGGCCCACGGGTCCGACGTACCGGCCGGCCAGTACGGCTTCGCCGCCAAAGTGACCATGACCGGCATCCCGAGCCCGAACGGCGGAGCGTACGGAAGCGTCTGCTCGGGCGCTCTCGTGTCGCCGGGATGGATCCTCACCACCGGACACTGCTTCCACGACGCACACCGCAACCGCGTCTCCGGCCCGGTGCCGTACCCGAC
This Amycolatopsis sulphurea DNA region includes the following protein-coding sequences:
- a CDS encoding penicillin acylase family protein; translated protein: MRRRIRFLTVPVLAVLVTGLTQAVAPAAAAVPGNDYCAGQCNDILPPGENGSATVAEILANKVFGTQPAHADDQLGKYADLAGGYKKLTTATIGKFFNDSSFGVPADQVASTLKPRADVTITRDKATGVPHIQGTTRAGTEFGAGYAAGQDRLWLMDIMRRVGRGQLTSYAGGAPANRELEQSLFAAAPYTEDELKQQIDAVAARGPRGKQGLSDAQAYLDGINKYITDAHNGRYFPGEYVLTGHVDAITNAGTIEPFKLTDLVVLASVVGAQFGAGGGGEVQSAVAKLALQEKYGAEQGEKVWQSLRAESDPEAVKTLHDGQKFPYGNTPANPQGMAMPDPGSVTDQQLVYDRTGSAAGSTPAKVAVPAQKGQEAARGMFDNGVLPGNMLKGKHGMSNALVVSGSKTASGHPVAVFGPQTGYFAPQLLMLQELQGPGISARGASFAGLSLYVLLGRGQDYSWSATTSAQDITDTFASPLCEPSGQPATKDSNYYLYQGKCVPMDTVERKDSWTPTVTGGTAAGSYTLRSYRTKYGPVTARATVGGKPVAYSSLRSSYLHEADSLIGFQEFNDPDFVRSAADFQKAAGAVNFTFNWFYADSKDVAYFNSGANPVRSPKADPMMPTWGDRGFDWQGWNPAGNKADYTPAAQHPQSVNQDYYVSWNNAQADGYASGGADKSAVHRADLLDARVKALISSGTKVTRVNLTQAMADAALADLRAEKILPLLVQILDKAPLTGAAADAEAKLKTWLEHGHQRVESARGSKKYNDADAIRIMDAWWPLLVSAEFKPAMGDAAFTAMTNVLQINESPSGFQNEVLGKHVGQPHQGSSYQHGWWGYVSKDLRTVLGQPVAGPLGAKFCGGGDLGACRTALVDSLTQASAQPAHTVYPGDSDCSAGDQWCADTVIQRPLGGIAHGKISTQNRPTFQQVVEYPAHRGDSVTPVYAH
- a CDS encoding FKBP-type peptidyl-prolyl cis-trans isomerase → MTLQKPEIDRPDGPPPADLEITDLTVGNGAEAVPGNNVSVHYVGVSHSTGAQFDASYDRGAPLEFELGSGYVIPGWDRGVTGMKIGGRRKLVIPPHLAYGERGAGDVIKPNETLIFVVDLVDAR
- a CDS encoding S1 family peptidase; translation: MRIRAAVSAAVLTVGLAVISATPANAVANGEDVPQGKFAFAAKLTMTDIPKPDGSKYDSACSGALIAPQWIITAGHCFHNPRRDRVSGPVPYPTSVLLGTTVQGDGLGETRTVTDVLQSGKNDIALAKLDNPVTDITPLSVRKEAPAIGEKLTLAGWGSLTATNPTPSAKLRQGRMKVIEVAETTVAVLGIAPKNDTSACSYDSGAPYFIPKGDGGRLVSIESTGPECPHTEAETTARADAVEDWICEHIA